A single window of Oncorhynchus clarkii lewisi isolate Uvic-CL-2024 chromosome 10, UVic_Ocla_1.0, whole genome shotgun sequence DNA harbors:
- the LOC139419815 gene encoding fap1 adhesin-like produces MDLLVAAGCDRAWARTQSLMAQLALRCSAVDHFWSNYVSNHASNHASNHGSNHSSNHVSNHASNHVSNHASNHVSIYASNHVSIYASNHVSIYASNHVSIYVSNHASNHVSNHASNHDSIYASYHVSNHVSNHASNHVSIYASNHSSNHSSNHVSNHSSNHVSIYASNHFSNHASNHVSNHDSINASNYASNYVNIYFSNYVNIYFSNYVNIYFSNYVSIYVSNYASNYVNIYFSNYVSNYVNIYVSIYVSIYVNIYFSIYVSNYVNIYFSIYVSNYVSNYVSIYFSNYVSIYFSNYVNIYFSNYVSNYVNIYFSIYVSNYVSNYVSIYFSNYVSNYVNIYFSIYVSNYVSIYVSIYVSNYVNIYVSIYVSNYVNIYVSIYVSNYVNIYFSNYVNIYVSNYVSNYVNIYFSNYVNIYFNIYFSNYVSNYVNIYVSNYVSNYVNIYFSNYVSNYVNIYFSNYVSNYVNIYFSNYVSNYVSNYVNIYFSNYVSNYANIYVSNYVSNYVSNYVNIYFSIYVSNYVSIYVSNYFSNYFSNYVSIYVSIYVSIYVSNYCCDPPQHWCCDLPQHWFCDPLNPGAVTLLNTGSVTPLNTGVVTPLNTGAMLLGL; encoded by the exons atggacctcctggtcgcggccggctgcgacagagcctgggctcgaacccagagtctcatggcacagctagcactgcgatgcagtgccgtagaccaCT TTTGGAGTAACTATGTCAGTAACCACGCCAGTAACCACGCCAGTAACCACGGCAGTAACCACTCTAGTAACCACGTCAGTAACCACGCCAGTAACCACGTCAGTAACCACGCCAGTAACCACGTCAGTATCTACGCCAGTAACCACGTCAGTATCTACGCCAGTAACCACGTCAGTATCTACGCCAGTAACCACGTCAGTATCTACGTCAGTAACCACgccagtaaccatgtcagtaaccaCGCCAGTAACCACGACAGTATCTACGCCAGTTACCACGTCAGTAACCACGTCAGTAACCACGCCAGTAACCACGTCAGTATCTACGCCAGTAACCACTCCAGTAACCACTCCAGTAACCACGTCAGTAACCACTCCAGTAACCACGTCAGTATCTACGCCAGTAACCACTTCAGTAACCACGCCAGTAACCACGTCAGTAACCACGACAGTATCAACGCCAGTAACTACGCCAGTAACTATGTCAATATTTACTTCAGTAACTATGTCAATATCTACTTCAGTAACTATGTCAATATCTACTTCAGTAACTATGTCAGTATCTACGTCAGTAACTACGCCAGTAACTACGTCAATATCTACTTCAGTAACTACGTCAGTAACTACGTCAATATCTACGTCAGTATCTACGTCAGTATCTACGTCAATATCTACTTCAGTATCTACGTCAGTAACTACGTCAATATCTACTTCAGTATCTACGTCAGTAACTACGTCAGTAACTATGTCAGTATCTACTTCAGTAACTACGTCAGTATCTACTTCAGTAACTATGTCAATATCTACTTCAGTAACTATGTCAGTAACTACGTCAATATCTACTTCAGTATCTACGTCAGTAACTACGTCAGTAACTATGTCAGTATCTACTTCAGTAACTACGTCAGTAACTACGTCAATATCTACTTCAGTATCTACGTCAGTAACTACGTCAGTATCTACGTCAGTATCTACGTCAGTAACTACGTCAATATCTACGTCAGTATCTACGTCAGTAACTACGTCAATATCTACGTCAGTATCTACGTCAGTAACTACGTCAATATCTACTTCAGTAACTACGTCAATATCTACGTCAGTAACTATGTCAGTAACTACGTCAATATCTACTTCAGTAACTACGTCAATATCTACTTCAATATCTACTTCAGTAACTACGTCAGTAACTACGTCAATATCTACGTCAGTAACTACGTCAGTAACTATGTCAATATCTACTTCAGTAACTACGTCAGTAACTATGTCAATATCTACTTCAGTAACTATGTCAGTAACTACGTCAATATCTACTTCAGTAACTACGTCAGTAACTACGTCAGTAACTATGTCAATATCTACTTCAGTAACTATGTCAGTAACTACGCCAATATCTACGTCAGTAACTACGTCAGTAACTACGTCAGTAACTATGTCAATATCTACTTCAGTATCTACGTCAGTAACTATGTCAGTATCTACGTCAGTAACTACTTCAGTAACTACTTCAGTAACTACGTCAGTATCTACGTCAGTATCTACGTCAGTATCTACGTCAGTAACTAC TGCTGTGACCCTCCTCAACACTGGTGCTGTGACCTCCCTCAACACTGGTTCTGTGACCCCCTCAACCCTGGTGCTGTGACCCTCCTCAACACTGGTTCTGTGACCCCCCTCAACACTGGGGTTGTGACCCCCCTCAACACTGGTGCTATGCTACTGGGGTTGTGA